One Synechococcus sp. CC9605 genomic window carries:
- a CDS encoding glutathione S-transferase N-terminal domain-containing protein: MPSLELYGCWRSSASQRLQIGLRLKKLPFSYTPVSLDRGEQHRDWYRTINPRAELPTLVVDGEPWVQTLAILETLEETFPEQGHSLLPNTHRERRICRAIAEQINSSMQPLLLPARLRKPIIEAGGQTAAAPLEPALHAGIRQHQLNALNSLNTWLASLPGPFCLDSSPTMADACVVPQLDAVMRLGLDLSPFERLVALHRHCQSLEAFAMAAPDQQPDAPNRLSG; encoded by the coding sequence ATGCCATCCCTAGAGCTGTATGGATGCTGGCGCTCCAGCGCCTCCCAACGTCTGCAGATTGGTTTGCGACTGAAAAAGCTGCCATTCAGTTACACCCCTGTCTCCTTGGATCGAGGCGAGCAACATCGCGATTGGTACCGGACCATCAATCCCCGAGCTGAGCTGCCAACCCTGGTGGTTGATGGCGAGCCTTGGGTTCAAACACTGGCGATCCTCGAGACGCTGGAAGAGACCTTCCCCGAACAGGGGCACTCCCTGCTGCCGAACACGCATCGCGAACGACGAATCTGCCGTGCGATTGCTGAACAAATCAACAGTTCAATGCAACCACTGCTTCTCCCGGCACGTTTGCGCAAACCCATCATCGAGGCGGGTGGTCAAACGGCTGCCGCGCCACTGGAGCCTGCCCTCCATGCGGGCATTCGACAGCATCAGCTCAATGCACTCAACTCCCTCAACACCTGGCTGGCGTCGTTGCCTGGACCCTTTTGCCTCGATTCCTCACCAACAATGGCCGACGCCTGCGTGGTCCCTCAGCTCGACGCGGTGATGCGCCTGGGGCTGGATCTCAGCCCGTTTGAGCGGCTTGTAGCCCTGCATAGGCATTGTCAAAGCTTGGAAGCTTTCGCAATGGCAGCACCGGATCAGCAACCTGATGCACCGAACCGTTTGAGCGGCTGA
- a CDS encoding DUF1651 domain-containing protein, protein MANKDRSFHEAPEKPGGEGRLYSEQHQKLCHFKLSMATVHAQWVEVRTFSWIPPRSPVPMTQRRLLRHNAIKAWQTMQKTGWRRCPPPVR, encoded by the coding sequence ATGGCGAATAAGGACCGCAGCTTTCACGAAGCGCCAGAAAAGCCCGGTGGTGAGGGTCGGCTCTACTCCGAACAGCATCAGAAGCTCTGTCACTTCAAACTCTCCATGGCCACGGTCCACGCGCAGTGGGTAGAGGTCCGCACCTTCAGCTGGATCCCGCCACGCTCACCCGTCCCGATGACCCAGCGGCGGTTGCTGCGGCACAACGCGATTAAGGCTTGGCAGACGATGCAGAAGACGGGCTGGAGGCGCTGCCCGCCGCCTGTGCGTTAA
- a CDS encoding DUF1254 domain-containing protein — protein MSSTSNKVSVDKSNYAKAETTDVLKDYIKKISKGTCTTGVGVFMHQRSAMDPADRTILRPNFDTLYSFAVLDLKNPATINLPEITRYQILEIVTGEHWIPLVSDKPGTYQITQELTGSRYAFAMVRTQVNMQDENDLKNAREAQDKLELVQASQGVYEQDKEFNRSEILSLRAEYNQRRQPEGITSEMIFGKEGEISPEMRNFGVAIGWGGLPKQGAVYPMPKLTESTDPQRLIMKNVPMEKGSFWSVTVYDENGFSTGKYYNINSAFAKESNPGEYIINLGGSENEDNFLNIFPGWNAVIRIYSPTKDYFNGSWEVPQYEPKNQ, from the coding sequence TTGTCAAGCACCTCAAACAAGGTTAGTGTCGACAAATCCAATTATGCAAAAGCAGAAACAACGGATGTTTTAAAAGATTACATAAAGAAAATATCAAAGGGCACATGCACTACAGGGGTGGGAGTGTTCATGCATCAGAGATCTGCTATGGATCCTGCAGATAGGACAATATTAAGACCCAATTTTGACACTCTTTATTCATTTGCAGTGCTAGACCTTAAAAATCCTGCAACAATTAATTTACCCGAAATCACTCGATACCAAATACTAGAAATTGTTACTGGTGAGCACTGGATACCCCTTGTTAGTGACAAGCCTGGCACTTATCAGATAACCCAAGAGCTGACAGGAAGTAGATATGCTTTCGCGATGGTAAGAACACAGGTCAACATGCAGGATGAAAACGATCTCAAAAATGCTAGAGAAGCTCAAGATAAATTAGAACTAGTTCAGGCTTCTCAAGGAGTTTATGAGCAAGACAAAGAATTCAATAGGAGTGAAATACTGTCACTTCGAGCTGAATATAATCAAAGAAGACAGCCCGAGGGCATAACATCCGAAATGATTTTTGGAAAGGAAGGAGAAATTAGCCCTGAAATGCGGAACTTTGGAGTCGCTATTGGCTGGGGGGGACTTCCAAAGCAAGGGGCCGTATATCCAATGCCAAAACTTACAGAATCGACCGATCCACAAAGGCTAATCATGAAAAATGTGCCTATGGAGAAAGGTTCTTTTTGGTCCGTCACCGTTTATGATGAAAACGGTTTTTCTACGGGTAAGTATTACAATATTAACAGCGCATTTGCGAAGGAAAGCAACCCCGGCGAATACATAATCAATCTTGGCGGATCCGAAAATGAAGATAATTTCTTGAATATATTCCCAGGGTGGAATGCCGTAATCCGAATCTATTCACCTACTAAAGACTATTTCAATGGTTCTTGGGAAGTCCCTCAGTATGAGCCTAAAAATCAATAA
- a CDS encoding sulfotransferase domain-containing protein → MQSLDQRMQRVVVRRQELAQRWDALRNNDLFQLLVVTLPDLLRAERCGVFVLDPDADELWLEAGTKVVQRQICADVEGSMVGECVSTGSCVNRSGLEILEGAHQKVGEALSYKVSTAITVPINGDALEVVGALQVLNRIDGKPFSAADQTQLEAVANAIQPSVQVMYASRALQQRSLKLDHTIEVLRDRLEALRPGHSFRTFEPALLAHEEGFLHHRWNGRCYPPFIDYRATEHLTKTWDTQPNDVFLATHQKVGTHLAKKFLVELVRANVELPGRHPMVDGDIGHGAMPWPEVLLSQETPGDWQRFQAATSDCPRLWYLHCAVDDLPCRRIHPQTRFVVAIRDPRAALVSQYFFWVRHPLLQVDPELELDRFAELFVQGDLYFGSYFRHIRGWLTPEPRLQASQICALRYEDMVERKAETVEQLQQFLFPSATLEPERAAAIAAGTEFQAMKQGITENPGSFHLNPKLYFRAGTTDNWRQHLSPRAEALVATAAREQWAGIETHPLLAGYLEELSDL, encoded by the coding sequence ATGCAATCGCTCGACCAACGTATGCAGCGTGTTGTAGTCCGGCGTCAGGAACTGGCACAGCGATGGGATGCTTTGCGGAACAACGATCTGTTCCAGCTGCTGGTCGTGACGTTGCCAGATTTGTTGCGGGCTGAGCGGTGCGGAGTGTTTGTGCTCGATCCCGATGCTGATGAGCTTTGGCTAGAGGCCGGCACGAAGGTTGTGCAACGACAGATCTGTGCTGACGTTGAGGGTTCGATGGTGGGTGAGTGCGTAAGCACCGGCAGCTGTGTCAACCGCTCAGGGCTGGAGATTTTGGAGGGAGCACACCAAAAAGTTGGTGAAGCTCTTTCTTACAAGGTGTCCACCGCGATCACTGTGCCTATCAACGGAGATGCGTTGGAGGTTGTCGGAGCGCTTCAAGTCTTGAACCGCATCGATGGAAAGCCCTTTTCTGCTGCTGACCAAACCCAACTGGAAGCGGTGGCCAATGCAATCCAGCCATCGGTGCAGGTCATGTACGCAAGTCGGGCACTGCAGCAGCGATCGCTCAAGCTTGATCACACCATCGAAGTGCTGCGTGATCGCCTCGAGGCGCTGCGTCCTGGCCACAGCTTCCGCACCTTTGAACCAGCACTTCTGGCCCATGAAGAAGGCTTCTTGCATCACCGCTGGAATGGTCGTTGCTATCCACCATTCATCGACTATCGAGCTACCGAGCACCTCACAAAGACTTGGGACACTCAGCCGAATGACGTGTTTTTAGCGACCCATCAGAAAGTTGGTACCCATCTGGCGAAAAAATTTCTGGTGGAACTGGTGCGAGCCAATGTTGAGCTGCCCGGCAGACATCCGATGGTGGATGGTGATATCGGTCACGGAGCGATGCCCTGGCCTGAGGTTCTGTTGTCCCAAGAGACCCCCGGCGATTGGCAACGGTTCCAGGCAGCCACCTCGGATTGCCCACGGCTTTGGTATCTGCATTGCGCCGTTGACGATTTGCCATGCCGACGCATTCATCCTCAAACGCGTTTCGTTGTGGCCATTCGCGATCCGCGAGCCGCGCTGGTTTCCCAGTACTTTTTCTGGGTGCGCCACCCACTTCTGCAAGTGGATCCCGAACTCGAACTGGATCGTTTCGCTGAGCTGTTTGTGCAGGGAGATCTCTACTTCGGTAGTTATTTCCGTCATATCCGCGGTTGGTTAACACCCGAACCCCGACTGCAGGCATCCCAGATCTGTGCGCTTCGTTATGAGGACATGGTGGAGCGCAAAGCTGAAACCGTTGAGCAGCTTCAGCAGTTCCTTTTCCCCTCAGCGACTTTGGAACCAGAGCGGGCTGCAGCAATTGCCGCTGGAACAGAGTTTCAGGCCATGAAACAAGGCATTACGGAGAATCCAGGCAGTTTTCATCTCAATCCCAAGCTGTATTTTCGAGCGGGAACCACAGACAATTGGCGTCAGCATCTGTCTCCTCGAGCCGAGGCGTTGGTGGCGACGGCCGCTCGGGAGCAGTGGGCAGGTATAGAGACGCATCCTCTGCTGGCAGGCTATCTCGAGGAGCTTTCTGATCTTTAG
- a CDS encoding DUF3764 family protein: MTETTVLDFKLSNTFEEYRAHMNAPEQQAMFGEMGVKTFFIGVCKDDPQRATVMFQGPEDVLYNIFTNPETKPIVEASGHVYEGTVITRWLA, translated from the coding sequence ATGACTGAGACAACTGTTCTGGACTTCAAGCTCAGCAACACGTTTGAGGAATATCGCGCACATATGAATGCTCCTGAGCAGCAAGCGATGTTTGGCGAGATGGGGGTCAAGACCTTCTTTATTGGCGTCTGCAAGGACGACCCCCAAAGAGCGACAGTAATGTTTCAAGGACCCGAGGACGTCCTCTACAACATCTTCACGAACCCAGAGACCAAGCCAATTGTTGAAGCTTCGGGTCACGTCTATGAAGGCACCGTGATCACTCGTTGGCTTGCATAA
- a CDS encoding DUF3104 domain-containing protein, with protein MLSRTAPTAVIVTDTEVAWRMADVIWVDGGARNPKVPILFQVADVDTGVINWINADLVTHIVPRV; from the coding sequence CTGCTCAGCAGAACTGCGCCCACGGCTGTGATCGTCACCGACACGGAAGTTGCCTGGCGCATGGCGGATGTGATTTGGGTCGATGGCGGTGCCAGAAACCCGAAGGTTCCAATTTTGTTCCAGGTGGCTGATGTCGACACCGGCGTCATCAACTGGATCAACGCAGACCTCGTGACTCACATCGTCCCCAGGGTTTGA
- a CDS encoding DUF1651 domain-containing protein, whose protein sequence is MVRRWESLADLLQPHPSVLLLHPAPMTQRRMLRHNAIEAWGTMQKTGWVRCRPPVR, encoded by the coding sequence GTGGTTCGTCGGTGGGAGTCATTAGCTGACCTCCTGCAGCCGCATCCGTCGGTTCTGCTCCTGCACCCGGCGCCGATGACCCAGCGACGGATGCTTCGCCACAACGCCATCGAGGCCTGGGGAACGATGCAGAAGACCGGCTGGGTTAGGTGCCGGCCACCGGTGCGGTGA
- a CDS encoding putative quinol monooxygenase, with protein sequence MASFDKSTPFMLLARIHVKPGCVDQYLELARVTDEAVQTSEPGMIHHTFDQDPEDPQAFVWSEVYANDEAFSAHVSNPPVQEYLQKHVELGDGFSVEVYGTIGDECRQLMESFGLPLKIFETKLGYSRV encoded by the coding sequence ATGGCCAGCTTTGATAAGTCCACACCGTTCATGTTGCTGGCGCGAATCCACGTCAAGCCAGGTTGTGTTGACCAGTACCTCGAGCTCGCCCGCGTCACCGACGAGGCCGTTCAGACATCTGAGCCAGGAATGATTCACCACACCTTTGATCAGGATCCAGAAGATCCCCAGGCATTCGTGTGGTCAGAGGTCTACGCCAACGATGAGGCGTTCAGTGCCCATGTTTCTAACCCTCCAGTTCAGGAGTATCTGCAAAAGCATGTGGAGCTTGGAGATGGGTTCAGCGTTGAGGTCTACGGCACGATTGGTGATGAATGCCGCCAGTTAATGGAGTCGTTTGGACTTCCGCTCAAGATCTTTGAAACCAAGCTCGGCTACAGCAGGGTTTAA
- a CDS encoding helix-hairpin-helix domain-containing protein, translated as MELLGFLLAALAVAFVIAKVLFKQQAGPSPNNSRAVSHSAVNEAESWVEKDAESLLDGIPLKGMVFHATFKLTTPLAVLEQHGLLVPQGEPLPKVMPGAGSSEDPFGAYGMWFHEIDYEAQGFIPPAPSLIWTQLGHYRENDPEYAELLEFLKGFRRIVESTDDVMEALDHLQDFSRQSQSHQRVWERYTDLFPEFPMHYFAEQLRFNIGGSKKHARCLIDAGYTSPQKVRDASDAELLQVKGIGSITVKRIRERLANPGERFDMD; from the coding sequence ATGGAGCTTCTTGGCTTTCTGTTGGCAGCCCTGGCGGTTGCCTTTGTTATCGCCAAAGTGCTTTTCAAGCAGCAGGCTGGTCCCTCTCCGAATAACTCACGAGCTGTAAGCCATTCAGCAGTAAATGAAGCCGAATCTTGGGTTGAAAAGGACGCAGAGTCCCTGCTCGATGGGATCCCGCTCAAGGGGATGGTCTTTCATGCAACCTTCAAGCTCACTACTCCCTTGGCGGTATTGGAGCAGCACGGTTTGCTCGTCCCGCAAGGTGAGCCATTGCCAAAGGTGATGCCCGGTGCTGGCAGCTCAGAGGATCCTTTCGGCGCCTATGGGATGTGGTTCCACGAAATCGACTACGAAGCACAGGGTTTCATTCCTCCAGCGCCTTCGCTGATTTGGACGCAGCTTGGTCATTACAGGGAAAACGATCCTGAATACGCAGAGCTCCTGGAATTTTTGAAGGGGTTTCGGCGCATTGTCGAAAGCACCGATGACGTCATGGAGGCCCTTGATCATCTTCAAGACTTCTCACGTCAGTCGCAGTCTCATCAACGCGTCTGGGAGAGGTACACAGACCTGTTCCCCGAGTTCCCCATGCACTATTTCGCTGAGCAACTTCGCTTCAACATTGGTGGCTCGAAAAAACATGCCAGGTGTCTTATCGACGCTGGCTACACCAGCCCCCAAAAGGTCAGGGATGCTTCCGATGCAGAGTTGCTGCAGGTCAAAGGCATCGGGTCGATCACTGTGAAGCGGATCCGAGAGAGGCTTGCCAATCCAGGCGAGCGCTTCGATATGGACTGA